A DNA window from Phaeobacter sp. A36a-5a contains the following coding sequences:
- a CDS encoding ABC transporter ATP-binding protein, with the protein MIVVEDLHKHFGGFHAVDGASLEIAKGSITGLIGPNGAGKTTLFNVIAGVLEPTSGRVTMDGEDITGLPPHELFHKGLLRTFQIAHEFASMTCRENLMMVPSAQSGETLWNTWFGRKRIADEERALRAKADEVLEFLTISHIADLKAGQVSGGQKKLLELGRTMMVDAKIVFLDEVGAGVNRTLLYTIADAIKRLNEERGYTFVVIEHDMEFIGRLCDPVICMAEGKKLAEGTLDQIKANEQVIEAYLGTGLKNKDKLEAGA; encoded by the coding sequence ATGATCGTCGTCGAGGACTTGCACAAGCACTTCGGCGGGTTCCATGCGGTTGATGGCGCGTCGCTGGAAATCGCTAAGGGCTCCATAACCGGTTTGATCGGGCCAAACGGCGCCGGAAAAACCACTCTTTTCAACGTGATTGCAGGCGTGCTTGAACCGACCTCCGGCCGGGTCACCATGGACGGTGAGGACATCACCGGCCTGCCGCCGCATGAGCTGTTCCACAAGGGGCTGCTGCGGACGTTCCAGATCGCGCATGAATTTGCGTCGATGACCTGCCGCGAGAACCTGATGATGGTGCCAAGTGCGCAGTCGGGTGAGACGCTGTGGAACACCTGGTTCGGCCGCAAGCGCATTGCGGATGAGGAACGCGCGCTGCGGGCCAAGGCAGATGAGGTTCTGGAATTCCTGACCATCAGCCATATCGCTGATCTGAAGGCCGGTCAGGTCTCGGGCGGGCAGAAGAAACTGCTTGAGCTGGGCCGCACCATGATGGTGGACGCCAAGATCGTCTTCCTCGATGAGGTGGGCGCAGGTGTGAACCGGACCCTGCTCTATACCATTGCCGATGCCATCAAGCGCCTCAACGAGGAGCGCGGCTATACCTTCGTCGTGATCGAGCACGACATGGAGTTCATCGGGCGCCTCTGCGACCCGGTTATCTGCATGGCCGAGGGCAAGAAACTGGCTGAAGGCACGCTGGATCAGATCAAGGCCAACGAGCAGGTGATCGAAGCCTATCTCGGCACCGGCCTGAAAAACAAAGATAAACTGGAGGCTGGAGCATGA
- a CDS encoding ABC transporter substrate-binding protein encodes MKKMMMATAAAALTAGTAFAGGHAKEVKLGVLLGFTGPIESLAPAMGSGAELAMEEVTKSGKLLDAATVIPVRADTGCIDNGLATANGEKLIADGVNGIIGGDCSGVTGAILQNVAIPNGMVMISPSATSPGLSTMEDNDLFFRTSPSDAREGQVMAEVLKERGVNSIALTYTNNDYGKGLADAIKTSFEEVGGEVTIVTAHEDGKGDYSAEVAALASAGGDILVVAGYLDQGGLGIIQASLDSGAYDTFGLPGGMIGDTLPKNIGPDLDGSFGQIAGSDSEGAAIYAELAKAAGFDGTSAYSPESYDAAALFMLAMQAANSKDPADYGSKILEVANAPGEKINPGELGKALEILANGGDIDYEGATGVELIGPGESAGSYREIEVKDGANATVKFR; translated from the coding sequence ATGAAAAAAATGATGATGGCGACAGCCGCCGCTGCCCTGACTGCTGGCACTGCGTTTGCGGGTGGCCACGCCAAGGAAGTGAAGCTGGGTGTGCTTCTCGGCTTTACCGGGCCGATCGAATCCCTCGCCCCGGCCATGGGTTCCGGCGCTGAGCTGGCGATGGAGGAAGTGACCAAATCCGGCAAGCTGCTTGATGCGGCGACTGTCATTCCGGTGCGCGCAGACACCGGCTGTATCGACAATGGTCTGGCGACTGCAAACGGCGAGAAGCTGATTGCTGACGGTGTCAACGGCATCATCGGCGGTGACTGCTCCGGCGTGACCGGCGCGATCCTGCAGAACGTCGCGATCCCGAACGGCATGGTGATGATCTCGCCGTCTGCCACCTCGCCCGGCCTGTCGACCATGGAAGACAACGACCTGTTCTTCCGCACCTCGCCCTCCGATGCCCGCGAAGGCCAGGTGATGGCCGAAGTGCTGAAAGAGCGCGGCGTCAACTCCATCGCCCTGACCTATACCAACAACGACTACGGCAAAGGTCTGGCCGACGCGATCAAAACCTCCTTTGAGGAAGTCGGCGGCGAAGTCACCATCGTGACCGCGCATGAAGACGGCAAGGGCGACTATTCCGCAGAAGTCGCCGCACTGGCGTCCGCTGGCGGCGATATTCTGGTTGTTGCCGGCTACCTGGATCAGGGCGGCCTGGGCATCATTCAAGCCTCGCTCGACTCCGGTGCCTATGACACCTTCGGTCTGCCCGGTGGCATGATCGGTGACACCCTGCCCAAGAACATCGGCCCGGATCTTGATGGCTCCTTTGGCCAGATTGCCGGTTCCGATAGCGAAGGTGCGGCGATCTATGCTGAGCTGGCCAAAGCCGCCGGTTTCGACGGCACCTCCGCCTATTCCCCGGAGAGCTATGACGCTGCCGCGCTGTTCATGCTGGCAATGCAGGCCGCAAACTCCAAGGATCCGGCCGACTATGGCTCCAAGATCCTTGAAGTAGCCAATGCGCCCGGTGAGAAGATCAACCCCGGCGAGCTGGGCAAGGCCCTGGAAATCCTCGCAAATGGCGGCGACATCGACTATGAGGGTGCGACTGGCGTAGAACTGATCGGCCCCGGTGAGAGCGCAGGCTCCTACCGCGAGATCGAAGTCAAGGACGGCGCCAACGCCACCGTGAAATTCCGCTGA
- a CDS encoding PAS domain-containing protein, with protein sequence MFFGGRKDNDQTDGQTKVVAMDRFRAAGSLSPMRQAEAYWTALRRGDDIPSRSQIDPRGLENILPQTFILERIAPGIARFRLAGQRVNEMAGMEVRGMPITAFFTPEARKQMSAAMETMFDTPAIIELTLQTENNRLRGAREARMLLLPLRSDLGDISRALGVFISEGNPTGTSQRFSITETKIRQVSHKGDTPFKAKPRAADPVAPQRKPQDVNTPNPGFAETQARFEPEPSVMTEARSLIERSRQMSSAKDVAPKAEKQPAKKRGSHLRLVVSKD encoded by the coding sequence ATGTTTTTTGGCGGCCGCAAAGATAACGATCAGACCGATGGTCAAACTAAGGTTGTGGCAATGGACCGGTTCCGTGCTGCGGGATCGCTGTCTCCCATGCGTCAGGCGGAGGCCTATTGGACCGCCCTGCGCCGGGGTGATGACATTCCCAGCCGGTCGCAGATTGACCCGCGCGGGCTGGAGAACATCCTGCCCCAGACCTTTATTCTGGAACGGATCGCGCCCGGTATCGCCCGGTTCCGTCTTGCCGGACAGCGGGTGAATGAAATGGCTGGCATGGAAGTGCGCGGCATGCCGATCACCGCTTTCTTCACACCGGAGGCGCGCAAACAGATGAGCGCGGCAATGGAAACCATGTTCGACACGCCCGCCATCATCGAACTGACGCTTCAGACCGAAAACAACCGTCTGCGCGGCGCACGTGAGGCGCGTATGCTGCTGCTGCCGCTGCGCAGCGATCTGGGCGACATCAGCCGTGCGCTGGGTGTTTTCATCTCCGAAGGCAACCCGACCGGTACGTCACAGCGGTTCTCCATCACCGAAACAAAGATCCGTCAGGTCAGCCATAAGGGCGACACCCCCTTTAAGGCCAAGCCACGAGCCGCTGATCCGGTCGCACCCCAGCGTAAACCGCAGGACGTCAACACACCCAATCCGGGGTTTGCCGAGACGCAGGCGCGGTTTGAGCCAGAGCCGAGCGTGATGACCGAAGCGCGTTCGCTGATTGAGCGCAGCCGCCAGATGTCGAGCGCGAAGGACGTGGCGCCAAAGGCCGAAAAACAGCCCGCCAAGAAGCGCGGCAGCCACCTCCGACTGGTGGTCAGCAAAGACTGA
- a CDS encoding GlxA family transcriptional regulator translates to MQTQSKPTPSPTKGPQSRRYAFVLLDRFTMLSFASALECLRIANRMIGREVYTWMLLAEGGGTVSCSAGTSFQVDDDLIELQRDDTILLCSGISVQEATTKKLLSWLRREARKGLKVGGLCTASYALARAGLLDGRRATIHWENADSFNEEFDEVELTKSVFVIDGNRMSTAGGTSSIDLMLKLIANDHGEDIANSVADQLIYSSIRTDQDTQRLSIPTRIGVRHPKLSMVIQMMEANIEEPISPSILAQNVGMSTRQLERLFRRYLNRSPKRYYMELRLQKARNLLMQTDMSVINVALACGFASPSHFSKCYRAHYDTTPYRERGSKSAPPTL, encoded by the coding sequence ATGCAGACGCAGAGCAAGCCAACACCAAGCCCGACCAAAGGGCCCCAATCCCGGCGTTATGCCTTTGTTTTGCTTGACCGTTTTACGATGCTGTCTTTTGCCTCGGCGCTGGAATGTCTGCGAATTGCCAACCGGATGATTGGCCGCGAAGTCTACACCTGGATGCTCTTGGCCGAAGGCGGCGGCACGGTCAGCTGTTCGGCCGGAACATCCTTTCAGGTGGATGATGACCTGATCGAACTCCAGCGCGATGACACAATTCTGTTGTGCTCCGGTATTTCGGTGCAGGAAGCCACCACAAAAAAACTGCTGTCCTGGCTGCGTCGCGAAGCGCGCAAGGGGTTGAAGGTTGGTGGGCTGTGCACGGCGTCATATGCGCTGGCGCGCGCGGGCCTGCTGGATGGCAGACGTGCCACGATTCACTGGGAGAATGCCGACAGTTTCAACGAGGAGTTTGACGAGGTCGAGCTGACCAAATCGGTCTTTGTCATCGACGGCAACCGGATGTCGACAGCCGGCGGTACCTCCTCCATCGACCTGATGCTGAAGCTGATTGCCAATGATCACGGCGAGGATATCGCCAATTCGGTGGCCGATCAGCTCATCTATTCATCGATTCGGACCGATCAGGACACGCAGCGCCTGTCGATCCCGACCCGGATCGGGGTGCGCCACCCCAAATTGTCGATGGTGATCCAGATGATGGAAGCCAATATCGAGGAGCCGATCAGCCCCTCCATTCTGGCGCAGAATGTCGGCATGTCGACCCGCCAGCTGGAGCGGCTGTTCCGTCGCTATCTCAACCGATCTCCCAAACGCTATTATATGGAACTGCGGTTGCAGAAGGCGCGCAACCTGTTGATGCAGACCGATATGAGTGTGATCAATGTGGCGCTTGCCTGCGGGTTTGCATCACCTTCGCATTTCTCCAAATGCTACCGGGCGCATTACGACACGACGCCTTATCGCGAACGCGGCAGCAAATCGGCCCCGCCGACGTTGTGA
- a CDS encoding class II 3-deoxy-7-phosphoheptulonate synthase has product MSEWQKSTWRQKPRVQMPEYTNADALSAVEAQLSKYPPLVFAGEARRLKQHLGAAGRGEAFLLQGGDCAESFDQFSADAIRDTFKVMLQMAMVLTYGAKVPVIKVGRMAGQFAKPRSAPTETVNGVELPSYRGDIINDLAFTEASRVPDPQRMLQAYTQAAATLNLIRAFSTGGYADVNQVHAWTLGFTEGEKAESYREMANRITDTLDFMKAAGINNDTAHTLQSVEFYTSHEGLLLEYEEALTRLDSTSGKWLAGSGHMLWIGDRTRQPDGAHVEFCSGVLNPIGLKCGPTTTAEDLKVLMAKLNPENEEGRLTLIARFGAGKAGEHLPRLIKAVQEEGAKVTWVCDPMHGNTIKSSTGYKTRPFESVLREVRDFFAIHTAEGTIPGGVHFEMTGQDVTECTGGVRAVTDEDLSDRYHTACDPRLNASQSLELAFLVAEEVSQLRARTAERQAG; this is encoded by the coding sequence ATGAGTGAGTGGCAAAAATCGACCTGGCGCCAAAAACCGCGGGTGCAAATGCCAGAATATACCAACGCCGACGCGCTTTCGGCTGTTGAGGCTCAGCTGTCAAAATATCCGCCGCTGGTATTTGCCGGTGAGGCGCGGCGGCTGAAACAACACCTCGGCGCGGCCGGCCGGGGCGAGGCATTCCTGCTTCAGGGCGGCGACTGCGCCGAAAGCTTCGACCAGTTCAGCGCCGATGCGATCCGCGATACCTTCAAGGTGATGTTGCAGATGGCGATGGTGCTAACCTACGGTGCCAAGGTGCCGGTGATCAAGGTCGGCCGCATGGCGGGCCAGTTCGCCAAACCCCGCAGCGCACCGACAGAGACCGTGAATGGCGTCGAGCTGCCCAGCTACCGCGGTGACATCATCAACGATCTGGCCTTCACCGAGGCCTCCCGCGTGCCAGACCCGCAGCGGATGCTGCAGGCCTATACTCAGGCCGCCGCGACGCTGAACCTGATCCGGGCGTTCTCAACCGGCGGTTATGCCGATGTGAACCAGGTCCACGCCTGGACGCTGGGCTTTACCGAGGGCGAGAAGGCCGAAAGCTATCGTGAAATGGCGAATCGCATCACCGATACGCTCGACTTCATGAAGGCGGCCGGCATCAACAATGATACCGCGCACACCTTGCAGTCGGTTGAATTCTACACCAGCCACGAAGGTTTGCTGCTGGAGTATGAAGAGGCGTTGACCCGTCTGGATTCGACCTCCGGCAAATGGCTGGCTGGCTCCGGCCACATGCTGTGGATCGGCGACCGGACCCGTCAACCGGATGGCGCACACGTGGAATTCTGCAGCGGCGTGCTGAACCCGATTGGTCTGAAATGTGGTCCAACCACAACGGCCGAGGATCTGAAGGTTCTGATGGCCAAGCTGAACCCGGAGAATGAGGAAGGTCGTCTGACCCTGATCGCACGCTTTGGCGCAGGCAAAGCCGGCGAACACCTGCCACGCCTGATCAAGGCGGTTCAGGAAGAGGGCGCCAAGGTGACCTGGGTCTGCGACCCTATGCACGGCAACACCATCAAATCTTCCACCGGCTACAAGACCCGCCCGTTTGAGAGCGTCCTGCGCGAGGTTCGCGACTTCTTTGCGATCCACACCGCAGAGGGCACCATCCCGGGCGGCGTGCATTTCGAGATGACCGGTCAGGACGTCACCGAATGCACCGGCGGCGTGCGCGCCGTCACCGATGAGGATCTCAGCGACCGTTATCACACGGCCTGCGACCCGCGCCTGAACGCCAGTCAGTCGCTCGAACTGGCCTTCCTCGTTGCGGAAGAAGTCTCGCAGCTGCGCGCCCGCACTGCGGAGCGTCAAGCCGGCTGA
- a CDS encoding YicC/YloC family endoribonuclease, which translates to MTIHSMTSFAAGQGSIGAHSWSCELRSVNAKGLDLRLRIPDWLEGLETNLRGQLSKALSRGNVSMTLRISRSEAAASALEINQPALASLLQAIAEVERQADAAGIVLAQTTAADLLAQRGVLEQASSADDPAPIVAALSADFAAILSDFVNMRASEGAALKTVLMDQLDQISTLRDEAARRAEARKDEVAANLRTNLARVLDNSDGVDETRLAQELALLAVKSDVTEELDRLTAHVAAARDLLAKGGAVGRKLDFLMQEFNREANTLCAKAQNSDLTAVGLELKAVIDQMREQVQNIE; encoded by the coding sequence ATGACCATCCATTCAATGACGAGCTTTGCAGCGGGACAGGGCAGCATCGGCGCCCATAGCTGGTCGTGCGAATTGCGCTCGGTCAACGCCAAGGGGCTGGATCTGCGGCTGCGCATTCCGGACTGGCTGGAGGGGCTTGAGACCAACCTGCGTGGCCAATTGAGCAAGGCGCTGTCGCGCGGCAACGTCTCCATGACCCTGCGCATCAGCCGCAGCGAAGCCGCCGCAAGCGCGCTTGAGATCAACCAGCCGGCGCTGGCATCGCTATTGCAGGCGATTGCCGAGGTGGAGCGTCAGGCCGATGCTGCCGGCATTGTGCTGGCACAGACCACGGCGGCCGATCTTCTGGCGCAGCGCGGCGTGTTGGAGCAGGCCAGCAGTGCCGATGATCCCGCCCCGATCGTGGCGGCACTGAGCGCAGATTTCGCCGCAATCCTGTCCGACTTTGTTAACATGCGCGCCAGCGAGGGCGCCGCGCTGAAGACCGTGCTGATGGACCAACTGGACCAGATCAGCACGCTGCGCGATGAGGCCGCACGCCGCGCCGAGGCGCGCAAGGATGAGGTTGCCGCAAACCTGCGGACCAATCTTGCGCGGGTTCTGGACAACAGCGACGGCGTCGATGAAACCCGTCTGGCGCAGGAACTGGCGCTTCTGGCGGTAAAATCCGACGTCACCGAAGAATTGGATCGGCTCACCGCCCATGTTGCGGCAGCGCGTGACCTTCTGGCCAAGGGCGGGGCGGTCGGGCGCAAACTGGATTTCCTGATGCAGGAATTCAACCGCGAGGCCAACACACTCTGCGCGAAGGCGCAGAACAGCGATCTGACGGCGGTCGGGCTTGAGCTGAAGGCGGTGATCGACCAGATGCGCGAGCAGGTCCAGAACATCGAATAA
- a CDS encoding PQQ-dependent sugar dehydrogenase — protein sequence MLASLAQRFIALTLLATVGTAVSAQTLSSDQRVLKIERMAHGLDIPWAFDFLPDGSVLITEKDGDLLHLAAGRLTRVKGTSKVLDQGQGGLLDVLIPRNFDRTRRIYLSYSKRLGRGSATAVATGQLARRNTQLEGLRDIFVAAPPADSGRHFGSRLAEGPDGTLYVTLGDRGDRPSAQSLTSHQGSILRLNPDGSVPRDNPFTKQKGAQPEIWSYGHRNPQGLTFAADGQLWSVEHGARGGDEVNLIEKGANYGWPVIAYGRHYSGLKIGEGTTKPGLKQPAHYWDPSMAPSNLLVYSGSMWPDWRGDIFVGSLKFGYIARLSGQPLAEVEQIRGDETGRIRDLREAPDGSIWFLSETNGALYRLSR from the coding sequence ATGCTGGCATCCCTGGCACAGCGCTTTATCGCATTAACCCTGCTGGCCACCGTTGGCACCGCGGTCTCGGCACAGACGCTGAGCAGCGATCAGAGAGTGTTGAAGATAGAGCGGATGGCCCACGGGCTGGATATCCCATGGGCTTTTGATTTCCTGCCTGATGGCTCGGTGCTGATCACTGAAAAAGACGGTGACCTGTTGCACCTGGCGGCCGGCCGTCTGACCCGCGTCAAAGGCACTTCGAAAGTGCTAGATCAGGGGCAGGGCGGGCTGCTGGACGTATTGATTCCGCGCAATTTTGACAGAACCCGGCGGATATATCTCTCTTATTCGAAACGGCTTGGAAGAGGCTCTGCCACAGCGGTGGCCACCGGGCAGCTCGCCCGGCGCAACACCCAGCTTGAGGGGCTGCGGGACATCTTCGTCGCCGCGCCACCCGCCGACAGTGGGCGCCATTTCGGATCGCGGCTGGCAGAAGGGCCTGACGGAACTCTCTATGTCACTCTGGGTGATCGCGGCGACCGGCCATCTGCCCAATCCCTCACCTCACATCAGGGCAGCATTCTGCGTTTGAATCCCGACGGATCCGTCCCGCGCGACAACCCCTTTACCAAACAGAAAGGGGCGCAGCCGGAAATCTGGTCCTACGGGCATCGCAACCCCCAGGGACTGACCTTTGCCGCCGATGGCCAGCTCTGGTCTGTTGAACATGGCGCCCGTGGCGGGGATGAGGTCAATCTGATCGAGAAAGGCGCAAATTACGGCTGGCCGGTCATCGCCTACGGCCGGCATTATTCAGGGCTGAAAATCGGCGAAGGGACCACAAAGCCGGGCCTGAAGCAGCCGGCCCACTATTGGGACCCCTCGATGGCGCCCTCAAACCTGCTGGTGTATTCCGGCAGCATGTGGCCGGACTGGCGCGGTGATATCTTTGTCGGCTCGCTCAAGTTCGGCTATATCGCGCGGCTCTCCGGGCAACCACTGGCGGAGGTTGAGCAGATCAGGGGCGATGAGACAGGACGGATCCGGGACCTGCGCGAGGCCCCGGATGGTAGCATCTGGTTCCTGTCCGAGACCAATGGTGCGCTCTACCGCCTGTCGCGCTGA